TCATGAAAATTCCGTAGTGCACCATAAGAGGAGTAGTAATGATGATATTGTTCACCATAATATCGTTTAGAAACGTCGTGAGAAAGACTAGAAAACTGAACAGAAATAGAACCGATCCGACTTGTTTATCCCGTATCACCTTAAAAATTACAATCATTACATAGAGAGCACCTATCAAAGTAAATACCTGATAAGGAATCATCAAATAGGTGTAAAAAGAAGATCTTGTCAATAAAACGAGCAGTGAAAACAACAAACCGACGTTAAAGATAATACTATAACCGATCTTTGAAAACTGAGGTCTGAAAAGCAGAAATATATAACGGCAAAAAACGGGAGGAATCAAAAAGAAAGAAAGATAACTGAGTTTTAAGTGCAACTCCCAAGGCAAATTGGGAAAAAACAAAGTAATGTATTTGTTTCCTGTAATAAAGACTCTCAGGCAAATCAGCAAACAAGCCAGGGCAAACCAATAAGTATGACGGTCTTTCTTTCTATTAAAGTACAAAAGAAGATGATAGATTCCCATAAACAAAATACTACCGACGAGGAGCATATCCTTGAGAATTTCCGTATCAAACTGAGAGTGAATTGCTTTTGCATGTCCCAAACTGATGATTTGTCCGGGGCCCCCTTTCCTATGATGATAGTTGGATATCTGTAATATGATTTCGGTTTGATCCGAAGAAGGTACGAAGTCCGCAATCAAAGGACGGTATTCAGGTCTGGAATTCAATTCGGAACTGGAAACAATTCCGTTATTAGCCAATTTTTTTCCGTCAGCAAACAAAACATAAGCGGTTTCCATTTCGGGAATTTTCAAAGAGAGAGCTTGGTTCTTCAGATTGTGTTTGATGAGAATACGAAAACTGGCATATCCATCCCCTGCCAGAAAACCCCTATTCCAAAAACTTTCGGACCAGATCCCCGGCACTGTGAAATATTCCTTATTTAGTTGGGTGTCCAGAGTAGGCAAATCGGTCGGGCTAACTAGCAACCATGGATAGTATTGCCAATCACCAACTAATTTTAGAATATGAGAATCATCTTCCAGAAACTTTGCTGCTTCCAAGACTCCCGATTTGGCAACAGGTGCCGGAGCGGCTTTACCGCAGGAAGCAGCGAGAAGGGTGATGCATACAAAGAGA
The nucleotide sequence above comes from Leptospira kobayashii. Encoded proteins:
- a CDS encoding SpoIIE family protein phosphatase; translation: MKNKFRFCLHFLFVCITLLAASCGKAAPAPVAKSGVLEAAKFLEDDSHILKLVGDWQYYPWLLVSPTDLPTLDTQLNKEYFTVPGIWSESFWNRGFLAGDGYASFRILIKHNLKNQALSLKIPEMETAYVLFADGKKLANNGIVSSSELNSRPEYRPLIADFVPSSDQTEIILQISNYHHRKGGPGQIISLGHAKAIHSQFDTEILKDMLLVGSILFMGIYHLLLYFNRKKDRHTYWFALACLLICLRVFITGNKYITLFFPNLPWELHLKLSYLSFFLIPPVFCRYIFLLFRPQFSKIGYSIIFNVGLLFSLLVLLTRSSFYTYLMIPYQVFTLIGALYVMIVIFKVIRDKQVGSVLFLFSFLVFLTTFLNDIMVNNIIITTPLMVHYGIFMMFLFQSLFIARGFSKGFQDAENLANELIDKNKDLETVRSQLTNLNEKLEDKVNEKTKELQSKLDQIGKDLKLAKSIVNSLTTIPNLSPYLNAQILYQPLSEVGGDIFSVKKMQDTYFRFFLVDATGHGLQAALYTMMIQSEFERLNEIALKPNDLLFYLNQHFYDKNADLQIYFPAVVLDFDFAQSTLRFACAGMQNHLLQKKNGDVIFLENTGPIIGILENYRFGMVEHKVEVGDRIFIYTDGIFEELNEMDGSAALREFTDALKNTTHLPIEEVISDLTENLFDKMKKSKWKDDVSMIALEVGLKFKSSES